The window GTTGTTTCAGAGAAACGACTATCCATCTCCTGTAGAATAATATCGATAACCTacaatttaaaaatcaaacaacaaaagtaaaaattaataaatatgttaatgtttaaaagaatttaattgacggTAAACAAAAAAAGAATTATGAAGTTACCTCATAAAAGATTTCAACATGGTAGTAGtgataaaaattaacattttttcCATCTCTCTTCAAACGACTACGGCTGTTGATGTTATCTGtcatattaattatttcaatggAATGAGTGTTACAAAACTTCTTCACATCCTCAAGTAAAATATCCCATCCAGAATCTCTCAACTTTTGCAATTTGCATTTCACATTATTGATCAAATGCATCGCATTCACAATATTTTGATCTTTCTCTTGTAGAACGGTTGACAAATGATTTGTGATTGCCAATATACGTTTCATCAATAGTAGAATAAACACAAATTCATACCTCTCCATTCTTTCAACTAAAGTTCTACTTAAACTCTTAGAAGAACGATCACCATCATCAATCAAATTTTGAAGAACCTCTATAACAAATGGCCACATTTGTTCAATACGACATAAAGTTGAATGATGAGACCCCCATCGTGTATCTCCAGGTCTAGCTAGACTAGTTTCTTGGTTTAGTCCTCTACCAGAACTAATCTCTCCTCTTTCAAGAAGTTTAACTTTTCTGTCATGTTCAAGTTGTCGAAGTTTGTCGGCCCTTTTGCAAGATGATGCAGATGTGTTCACAATCGAACCAACAATCCACATGAAATCACAAACATATTGATTTGCTTGAGCAACAGCTACAACCACtagctggagttgatgagcaaaacaatgaacatacAATGCATACGGATTTTCTTTCATTATCAGTGACTTTAAGCCATTAAATTCTCCAGACATATTTGAAGCACCATCATATTCTTGACCCCTCAATCTCGCCACTGATAAACCATACTTAGCAAATAAAGAGTCGATTGCCTCCTTCAAACAAGCAGCTGTAGTTGTTACAACATGAACTACAGCCATAAATCGTTCAATCACCTCTCCATGCTTGTTCACATATCTAATAACAACTGCCATTTGCTCTTTCACTGAACAGTCACGAGCCTCATCAAGTAGCAAAGTGAACCACCTATCTCCAAAATCAGCTAGAATAGCATTTGTGGTCTCAACTGCACAAGCATTCACCAATTGCTTTTGAATTTTTGtggcaatcatttgattatttccaGGTGCATTCATTCCAACAACTAGGGGTgaacattcggttaattcggtccataaattaaccgaattaatcaaaaattgatttagctaaccgaatcaaatcaaagttttactaaaactgaattaaccgaattagttatttcagttaacactgaattaactaaatttgtttaaaataataataaaaagaatttatacaaaattaatattaaattaaccgaattaaccgaatgctcacccctaccaACAACTGCCACAACTTCTGGACACTCTGAACTATACCATTTGagcaattctaaaaaatttcctcTATTGGATGATGTCGAAGACTCATCATGTCCCCGAAAAGGCAATCCTTGTAACAACAAAAatcgaattacttttaaaatggaaGTCAAGCGTTTGCGATAAGCAACTTCAAGCTCATGTTTCCCCGATGAAAATGAATACTCCACACTTTATCTTTGATTCTTGAAACCCTCAAACTGTATTCTTGCCTCATTGTGCGCACTACCAACTCCACCTACATGCTCATTGAATTTCTCAATTGCTTTTTTTCAATTTATGAAACCAGATCTCGTAAACACATCATCTCCTCCAAACCCTATATTACTAGGTCTAAAAAGATAACACCAGAAACAAAAGGATGCATCCTTTGAAACACTATACTCCAACCAATCACGGTCTTTAAACCAAACCTCTCTGAAACATCTATTGTCTTTacccattttttttcttggaaaattATGGCCTCGAGGTTGATAAGGGCCCATAGCAATATATTCTTTTCGAATACGATCTCTAGCACCAACATCATACTCTTCAATTAATTTTCGTAAACCAGGATCAGCAACAATTTCTACTTCACTACtcatattttcaatattttcaaataaaatttgtggaggaggaggaggtggtggtggttgtggtgTAGGAGTAGACTCTTCATCCGGAACACTAGACGATTCAATTGAACTCCTAGGTctctttgcaaaatatttcaACATTTTCTACAAATTATAATGTATGGGAAAAATTATCAACATAAAGTAATGTGAACAATTTAACAATGAGAGGTGATAAAAAGCAACTAAACAtttaaacaattaaaattttaaattattaattgtatCATACATGGTAATCAAGAAATAATCaaacaattattaaaaaaataaaataaaattcaggtataaaataaaataaaatccactTACATGAAGGATGAAGGCTTCACCTTTGGGCTTTGGCGCTTTGCCGCTTTGATCGACACTTGGAACTcggaagagaggaaaaaaaagCCTTTGGTGCAGGACTTTCCGGCTTTGCCGTTTTGGTCGGTGCTCGGTAGAGAGAAGAAACAAAGGGCAAGACCAAGATCACAAGGTTAAAGCCTAAAGGTTTTGTGAGCGGCGGTGGAAACAAAACAAACAGAGGAGAGATAAAAAcaattaaacaaatataaaaataaacctttatataaattatatatggAATGGAAATATGACAAAGTGGACACGTGTTCTGTCAAAGTGGACACGTGGTCCACAATTAACAAAATGAACTGTTCTTCttcgtctcttcattttctccGTCTCCTGCTGGCTGCTGCGATTGTAATTTTCTCTACGCCACTGTGAAGcgccccaattttttttttttctgccgGCAAGGGGGGCGACTGCCGACGCCCCTGTTAACATCTGTAATTAATTAACAGTGGaatatatttgtttattattaatTAGCGATTAGCGATGGAAATAAACTATCATCAAACTATTATTCATCACTATTTTGGGAATCAAATGTAGGGCTACATTCTAATTTTTTGGCTGGCTGGGAGCTCACGGCCGTAAACTTGGCCAGTCGAGAGCTCGCAGCCTCGAGTTTGGCAGGCCGCGAGCTCACGCTCATGAGTTTGGTTGGCTATGAGATCACATCAACAGCTATGGATTTTGGTTGGCAAATCGCGAGATCACGTCGACGGCTATGGATTTTGGTCGGTCGATTGCTAATTATATCTACGACCTTAGTTAATTTTGCCCGCAATTTTGGTCGGCTGCGAGGTCGCGTTGTTATATATCTTGTTGTATTTAAGGTATTATGTAATGTGATTGATTTAATTAGCaaattttttgttatttttttcattatcttCAAGTATACGACATTTCTTTATTTACACGAGTTAAGTTGTGAAGGCGACACTAGCTTGACTCTAATCTTTCTCTTTCAGTGTTATTGCATATCTTTTAAGGTTCAAACTCAAATTTAatgtttagtttaaatttaagtgCTATTGATAGTATTAATTCTAAGTGTTTAAGATTAGGTTTAAAACATTTACATGCTTAGTTTTACCGGTTTAATCTCCAAGCAAATTTTTTTCTCATTAGGTTataatgtatataaataaagtttGAATATATAATagattagaaaatagatttatccGAGAAGAATATTTTACTGAAGTTGAAGAATTTGTTAACTTTACTAAGAGTCATCTAGAATATATAAATGATGCAGAGTTACGCTGTTTGTATAATCATTGTAAATGTAGAAATACATCATTCCATGATgaaaatactatatatatatacacacatggAGAACCTTATTTGTTTCACCTAATTGGAACTTTAGTTGTTTCTTCATTTGGCACAACTGCTCTAGGGGAATCATCATCTAATGAGAATGTAATGTAATCAATGGTTTATGACACGATGAATATAGTTGATTATtataatatagatgaaatactaaCACTTGAAGTTAAACAACTATATGATATGTTAAAAAGTAATGCAAAAAAAGTGTGAGAAGACATTCCATCCTATCATTTCCAACTATTATTTATTATAAGCTATTGAACATCAAGACATAAATCATTTCTCTGAATAATGTTATGATGATATTATCAATTGATGTCACAGTTACTTCCTGTTGATCACCTAATGACTAATAGCTTCTACTGTACAAAGAAATTGGTGAGGAGTTTAAGTTTACTTGTAGAGAAAATTTATTGTTGTATAAATAACTACATGATATTTTTTAATGAAGATAATAAACCAATTGAATATAGAATTTTATACTCATTCTCGTTATAAGTATTGTAGTTGCATaacagggaagaagaagaaaaaaaaatattgcatGAAAAGTTATGTATTACGTATTACTTCTTGTTAACTGCTAGACTTGAACACTTGTATACATCTGCCATAACAGCCTGCCACATGTGGTGACATCATGAATATGTGCATAaatgaggtataatgtgtcatccttatgACTCCTCTACTTagaaacatcttgatacaatatttttctcttttgcaatggaaccacgtaatgtgagattggaaCTTTACCTAGATGGATTTCAATTATCTGGTTAGTCGAGACAATAATATTATCTTGATTAGTTATATTAACATCATACGATTTATTctcatggatgtgcatgaaagactAATTCGTGTGATTATTGTGAAAGAGAAAATATAGGTTTGCTAATGAAGTTGAATAAATTATGGAATATATAGTCGGAGAGTTATGatattctttttaatatttttaataaaaactaagtttttaatAAACTTTAGAGATAGTTGGAAATTTATGTTGAATTtgttaaaatctaaaaaaaatcattttttattacttattttgaataatattgattctttttaaatttgttaaaatttatatatatatatatatatatatatatatatatatgattttattCCAAAATACTACAACTGGTACTATTACGAAAAGCCTTATTTGTTTCATCCAATTGGAACTTTAATTGTTTCTTCATCTGACACAACTGCTCTAGGGGAATGATCATCTAATGAGAATACAATTAATGGTTTATAACAtgatgaatgcagttgattattctaatatagatgaaataccaacactTGAAGTTCAACAACTATATGacatgttaaaaattatttactaTAAGGTTATTAAACATCAACTTTAATTGTTTCTTCATCTGACACAACTGCTTTAGGGGAATGATCATCTAATGAGAATGCAATTAATGGTTTATAACAtgatgaatgcagttgattattctaatatagatgaaataccaacactTGAAGTTCAACAACTATATGacatgttaaaaattatttactaTAAGGTTATTAAACATCAAGACAGAAATCATTTCTCAGAACAATGTTATGATGATATTTATCAATTAATGTCAGAGTTGTTTCCTGTTATCACCTAATGACTAATAACTTCTACTGTACAAAGAAATTGGTGAGGGGTTTAAGTTTACTTGTAGAGAAAATTTATTATTGTATAAATAGTTGCATGATATTTTTGAATGAAGACAATAAACTAATTGAATGTAGAATCTGTACTCATTCTGGTTATAAGCATTGTAGTTGCATactagggaagaagaagaaaaatattgcatGAAAAGTTATGTATTACTTTTTGTTAACGGCTAGACTTCAACACTTGTATGCATCTGCCATAACAGCTTGCCACATGTGGTGACATCATGAATATGTATACAAAGGAGGTATAATATGTCATCCTTGTGGCTCCTCTATATAGAAACATCTTGatgcaatatttttcttctttataatggAATCAATTAATGTGAGACTGAAACTTTACCTAGATTGATTTCAGTTATCTGGTTAGTCGGGACAATAATATTCatcttgatcaattatattaataCCATTCAATTTATCTTCATGGATGTACATGAAAGACTAATTCATGTGCTTATTCCAAGTTGAACCAATGGGAAAGAGAAAATATAGGTTTTCTTGTAACTTATATAGGaagttgaatgaattatgaaaTATAGAGTTGGAGAGTTATGGTAttttttgtaatatttttaataaaagttaagtttttaataaattttagagATAGTTGGAAATTTACGTTGAATTtgttaaaatatcaaaaaaaaaacatttttagtGATTACTTACTTTTaataatattgatttttttttaaaatttgaagatAAAAATAGTAAATCCAAATTCAACCATAtgcttttatttttataaaaatgcaTATGTTtgtcagaaaataaaataacaataaataCCCATGCCCTAAAAATTGAATGAaacaaatcaaatcaatcaaGCACAATAGTGACCATCCAACGGTGATAATAAGGGCCACGTAGCCGATGGCCCACCCTATGCATGCATGAATTGTGGGCAGAGcacaaaataaaatttcctctaaggagctccacctcctcctcctcctccaccaccacgaccaccaccaacaccaccacctcctcctcctcctacatCTCCTCACTCTCTCTTCCGATCTTGTGTTCACTTATCGCGTTCGATCTCTCCTCTCTCTGTGATTCCCTAGGAAACCCTATCATCGGCCTGATACCACCGCGCTTAGCTTCCCCTCGCATACTGTCGCGCAGGTCACTGCCGCCGCCTTGGTCGCCGGAGATACCTGCGCAATCGGGCATGGTGTACAGGATCTCCATAGTAAGATATCCGATCTTTTGTGTTCCATATTCCGATCGCGTCCGCCTACGCATTCCAGCTCGATCTTCCGGTTTTAAGAGAAATGTTTTCGAACTTTTGTATGCGGATTCACGTCGTGTTGCTGAGATTGATGGTTTTGAGTGAGCGGATGTCAGGATTACTTGAAAAAAAATTCCGTTTTTTTTGGGCGCTTCGATGGGATGATGAAGGTTAACTTGGACAGCCGATTGTTTTTTTCCTACATCTTTGTGGTTTCATTAATCTAGAGATGCTTAGTACGGTCCCAAGGTTAGATTTTTTATTGGACGCTCTATTTAGGCTTGATTGAAGGTCCAATCACTTTAGTCTCTGGTGGCTACCGATTTTGGTTGTGGTTGAGCTCTTTAGGGAAAAGGTACATTTTTTTGCTCCAAAATCGGGACATCAGATAATAGAGATACCTCTGCTTTTTCCCCCCCTCCTCCATTTGATTCCTTTTAAAAGGCATATGTTGTAAAAGGAGTCATTTCTAGTCTTACTTCTTTACAAGTCTTAAGCTTGATTCTTCCGTTCGTTGATTTATCCGTCAGAAGAAAATTCCGTCTGATTGTGTTATCATAGCTCAGAGAGAACTATTTGTCTCCCCACTGATTCTTTTTGTGTGATTGCCATGCTACTTCTTTTTGTTGGTGCCAGTATGTCTTTATCAGATTCTCAATAGCTGTTTAACTGTTTTTATAGTCTTGTCTGGGATGTGTTTGTGTTATACCCATTCAATAGACATtgcttgttttcctttctctttgTTTTACCCTCTGAGCTGACACAGGTCGTTCTTTTCTTGATAGTTTATATTTATCATGCAATCTAATGTGTAAATTGGTTTTGTATCATGCTCCGGATGAAGAGATCAGGAGTTCCCCAAGCTTAGTGTGAGTTTGACTTGTATGGGGATAGGATGCCTGAGCTGCAAAGTGGAATGCGACAAGGTCGTTTGAGATCAAAGAAACTTGAAGATATTCCAGCTCCATCACAGCTCCGAGCAGAAAGCCCGGTATTGCCGGCCACAAATCGAAGGCGTGGTGTCGCTGGGAGGGGAAGAGCCTCCAAGACTGCAGCAGTAGCTAAAGTGCCTCGACCAGCACCAGGCCGTCGGGCAGTTGGTGGGAGAGGGAGAGGCATCCAGCTGATTGATTTAGACCCTCCTGATCAGCCTTGCGAGATGCTGCCTAGGGCTGCTCTAGGAGGAGTCGTTCAGCCTGTGCCTGGTGTTGCGCAGGATTTCATTTTGAACCAAGAAGCTGAGCGAATTCCTGCAAAACTTGCAGATTTGGCAATGAATGGTGGAAGTGCTGAAAAGGCTATaggagttgaggatgaagctacTACAACTCCTGTCCCTGAACAGGTATGCCTATTTATTTTTTGTTAGTAAATGTTGTGGTGGTTGCATGCTGAATTGCACGGTCTTTTCATACCTTGTCATTCTCGCATATGCTGTCATCTAGTTCTTTTGAACTGCTggatgtgtgttttttttttctgtatcGAACAACtgcctagtgggataaggcttggttgttgctgttgttgtattGAACAACTGCCGTACACTAAGTTTGCTAGGGCATATGGTAATCACTTTGTTAGACAattcatttcttgtttaaatcgGTATACTAAGTAGACAGTTAGTAATTAGCTTTGATGGATGAGGAATTTCTTTATATGTAGCTGTTCCCAACATGCTTCATTATGTGTATGCCAACTCCACAGAGTTGCCTTAAGGCTGCATATTCATGCAAATTTGAATTCAAAAATGTGTTTTGTGTGGTTATTTAGATTTGTAATTTGCTTCATGTATTACTATTTGCACAAAATACATGCTGTTTGCCATGTACATTCATATATTGCCTAATTAAGAATGACCAATATTAATCATATTTGCATATGATTTCCCATTAATATTTTCTGAACTGCCATCGTTATCTTGGTGCACATCATCATGAATCATGATAACACAGTATTCATCACTTAGACTATCCATTCTTCTACATTACTTTTCTTCATATACAAAATCCTATTACTGCTGTTTCTTATCTGAGTTGAAAATCTCATGAAAGTTATTCATAGGAGAAGTTTTCAAAGAAAGATATTTCTGGAATGCCATGATCGTATCAAGCATTTGAAGCTTTCGTGATATCTTCCATAATAAtcttattaaataatttgtttatgaaCAAACTCATGATTTTGACATCACATTTAGATGATTAATGAAAAATCTCTCACAATTTAAAGATATACAATGTTTTTGTGAATAAACCACCAGGATCAATAATTTTACACATTGACCAAAAGGAGCACCATCCAAATGCTACAAAATTCTATAAATGGATTAATTGTGCAACCATAACTTAGATAAGCTATTTATCCATAAAGTGCAGATAATTACATTATACTTTCATGCCAAAAAGATATTATCACCAAACTTATTATTTCAATGATTGTAATGACTAGGACAAGAATAAGCTTAAGCTAACAAAATAACACAAATAATTTCAACATCAAGGAAATGAAACACGGTCTCGTGATTCCTTTAAACTCTGGCTTGGAAAGAAAGCTTCTATTCCAAACAAGCTATATCTTACTCAGAAAAGGCTGCCTTTTTCCCAGTCAGCAGCATCTGGGTCATAAGAAGCAATCTTAGCATCATGTGTGCTTGCCCATTTGTAAATGAAAATGGTGATTGTTTTAATTTAGTCACACATGCTTCTACATCATTCAACCATCAGTAAATGTTAATGCAAGTTGCTTGGAATCACTGCTATATTTTCTTCAAGGTAAAGTGGAATTCTGAAATATGAAAGTCAGATTCATTTAGATTCAGTTGTTTTAGTAGTGATTTTCATCTTAAAAAACGAGCAATAGTCCATTAGCTATTGTTTCTGATTGTCACTTCATGTGATCACTCAGGCTTTGTCATGTATGTTTTACAGGTCCAAGTAGGTAATTCACCTGTATATAAGGTAGAAAGGAAATTGGGGAAAGGAGGCTTTGGCCAAGTGTATGTTGGCCGTAGAGTATCTGGTGGAACGGAACGAATGGGTCCAGATGCTTATGAGGTTTAAGTTATAATCTCTAGTTGATCTTAGTGTAATTTTACATAGTTCAAACAATAAATCTTATGCTTGTTTTTCTAGGTGGCTCTTAAATTCGAACATCGAAGTAGTAAAGGTTGCAACTATGCCCCACCATATGAGTGGCAAGTATACAAGTAAGTGACATCTATTTTTATAATTAACTTACTTGGCATATGTTCATTTTATCAGTCTGTCTAACCTATATATTCATGTCACAAGCACTCTTAATGGGTGCTATGGAATTCCTTGGGTTCACTATAAGGGACGTCAAGGAGATTATTATATTCTGGTGAGTGAAATATATGATTTTCTGTTTGGTGATTGTTCTGTTGATTTTGttcaaaactaacttaaaaatgaAAATTGTCAGGTTATGGATATGCTTGGTCCTAGtctttgggatgtctggaattcTGTTGGTCAAACGTAATAAACATTCTATGCTTTAATGGGTACATCGATGATCTATTGTACTTATGTGATTTACTGACTAGTCTTGTAAACAGAATGACCCCAAATATGACTGCCTGCATAGCTGTGGAGGCCATTTCAATTCTGGAGAAACTTCACTCAGAAGGGTATTTAATTAGCATTTATTCAGTTAGCTTAATGGCCTTACCTTTTAGTATAACTTGATTTCTCTATCAGATTTGTGCATGGAGATATTAAACCAGAGAACTTTTTACTCGGACAGCCAGGAACTGCTGATGAAAAGAAGCTTTTCCTTATTGATCTTGGTTTGGGTATGTCTCGACTTTGGACCCAGAATCATTTTTACAACTATGTTGATactcagatttttttaaaattttttttagggGACAATAttagttatctatatatatatatatttttctcatcAATAGTATTGAATATATGTACAATATGCAGCATCAAGATGGAAAGAAACTTCATCTGGCCAGCATGTTGAATATGATCAAAGACCGGATATTTTTAGGTGACTGTTTATCTGTTCTGTTTGAGCTATGGTGTCCCTTGAATTACAAAATTTTTGTTTGCAGGGGAACAATCAGGTACGCAAGCGTACATGCACATTTAGGACGTACAGGTAGTAGGAGGGATGACTTGGAATCATTAGCCTACACATTGATATTTCTCATTAGGGGAAGATTACCTTGGCAAGGTTACCAGGTATAAGAATTTGCACATATTTCAAAATATGGCTTTTATCTTGTCTGGTTTGTTTCCTGTTGTGCTAATGATACTTAGTTTAAGGCAGGGAGATAACAAGAGCTTTCTTGTTTGTAAGAAGAAAATGGGTTCGCCTGCAGAACAACTATGCTGTCTCTGTCCAGCCCCATTCAAACAATTTCTAGAGGCTGTGACAAATATGAAATTCGACGAAGAACCAAATTATTCAAAGCTTATTTCTCTCTTTGATAGTTTGATTAACCCATGCACTTTCTTGAGACCTATCAGGATTGATGGAGCTCTAAAGGTTTCTGGAACTATCCTGACTACTGCTATTTTCCCCTGCTTCTCATCATCATTGTGTTAGCTATTATTTTGTTATGTTACCTTTAAAAATCCTGTGAATTTAGTAATTGTTCAAATATCTAGGTTGGGCAGAAACGAGCTCGATTGCTTGTAAACCTTGAAGAGGATGAGCAACCTAAGAAAAAGTTCCGACTAGGAAGCCCAGCAAGTCAGTGGATTTCTGTTTACAATGCTAGGAGACCCATGAAACAGAGGTAGAGAACAATAATCATAAATTGTTTCTATTTTTGTGCTCTCTTGTCTTTTTCACGCTCTATTGCCGTTTAAATGATGCACCATTGGTACTGTAGTACTGTCCTTGCCATTTCTCTGGAGTGTTTCCCTCCTGGTGGGATggtgtttcattttattttctaatttttcatgATTGTAAATTCATGCTAACTTTTGCTGATTTTCTTTTATTACTTTCTACATTTGAAATGatgaaaaattattatatttcgtTGGCTCTGCTCATGACCTATTCTTTCTCATCATTGTGCAATAATATAAGACTATAAACTGTACAAAACTATGTTCTAAACTTCATGATCATAAGTTTGAAATATCtgccttatttttattttttaaaaacacaaggcagataattcaaacttaaatcacgaTCATGTTCctgatcataatttaaatttgaattatctcTCATGCAATTCAAAGTTTTGCCACCCCTAATTACCTGAGTTGTCAAAATTTGGATCAGAAACACTAATTAGCATAACAATATACATTTATTTACTCAGGAAGTTGTTCAGATCTGCTTGTGAAATCCAACGTTGGTACTTGCCGCATCTATTAGCTGGTTTTATGTCAGGGTCACACTTTAACATGTGAAACAGAATTAGTTATTTTATTGGGAGAGAAAAAAGTGTGGAGGAGAAAGGAGAGGACACTGTTTCTATGTGCAGTTATACATAGTATGGCAAACACATTCATGCTCCAGAGAAGTTATGCTTATTTGTTTAGGAATTTCCTAAAAATTGTATAAATGCAAGCTTTGTGTGGTCAGCACACCAATAATAACGAGGGTGAATGTCAAATAACTGGTTTTATCATACAAAAGTTCTGGTGTGAGATTTATCTGAACTGGAGACTCCAAAGCATGATGGATCAGTTTGTCAATGTATCAACCATGTATCATTTAATTCCCAACCCATTGGAGATCGTTCTTATACTAAATGCTTGATTTCCTTATAGCATGCTCATTGTTTTATGATAATGAGAACAAAATGCTTATTTGTGGGTGCAGCCGAGTATGTCACTGAGAGGTAGACTCACCAAATGACCTTGCTAGGCTTGCTTCTGGTGCAAATTTAGTAAAGAAGATAACTAGATCTGAATTGCTGTTTTGGATAGGGAAAGAATACTGGTTGGACAATTGCAGCTGGATTTCTTcactatatttaataattactaCAACCTTAATTTTCTAAATCTATCATATAATAGTTAATTCAGTCAACCTTCTAATGAATTTCTTTTCAGATACCACTATAATGTAGCAGATGGAAGACTTCAACAACATATAGAAAAGGGAATGGAAGATAATCTATATATCAGTTGTGTGGCATCTTCTGCAAATCTCTGGGCCCTTATTATGGATGCAGGAACAAACTTTTCTTCCCAGGTTTATGAAATATCACCTGTATTCTTGCATA is drawn from Zingiber officinale cultivar Zhangliang chromosome 1B, Zo_v1.1, whole genome shotgun sequence and contains these coding sequences:
- the LOC122039912 gene encoding zinc finger MYM-type protein 1-like, with translation MNAPGNNQMIATKIQKQLVNACAVETTNAILADFGDRWFTLLLDEARDCSVKEQMAVVIRYVNKHGEVIERFMAVVHVVTTTAACLKEAIDSLFAKYGLSVARLRGQEYDGASNMSGEFNGLKSLIMKENPYALYVHCFAHQLQLVVVAVAQANQYVCDFMWIVGSIVNTSASSCKRADKLRQLEHDRKVKLLERGEISSGRGLNQETSLARPGDTRWGSHHSTLCRIEQMWPFVIEVLQNLIDDGDRSSKSLSRTLVERMERYEFVFILLLMKRILAITNHLSTVLQEKDQNIVNAMHLINNVKCKLQKLRDSGWDILLEDVKKFCNTHSIEIINMTDNINSRSRLKRDGKNVNFYHYYHVEIFYEVIDIILQEMDSRFSETTTDLLIYMTCLDPRNSFSRFDVQKLVRLAHFYEDDFSWNERMLVEQELETYIDDVRSDERFEGISDLRSLAKKMIEIMKNRVFPLVYQMIELALLLPVATATVERVFSAMNIVKIDLRNRIRDEWMNDGLIVYIEKDIFNTVDNEPILQRANFTAFSEHGVSKNNCGCASEVASSIFVVVLANSISRQGDNRGNECMIGNPNCHSVCAGMDIDQDERRDEIGVGFSLHLEAGMRRGRAVAGSRRGPGRSRKQPIEAEEPEPVTQEAESSRDPTDVETVSLGQTHQTPRDQGRQPQEIPSVIPSGRNREFQPQGIPSGIPSAFPTLATTDWMRDRARIPLLARSVKDRFTLYLGGADPWAA
- the LOC121969469 gene encoding casein kinase 1-like protein HD16, which codes for MPELQSGMRQGRLRSKKLEDIPAPSQLRAESPVLPATNRRRGVAGRGRASKTAAVAKVPRPAPGRRAVGGRGRGIQLIDLDPPDQPCEMLPRAALGGVVQPVPGVAQDFILNQEAERIPAKLADLAMNGGSAEKAIGVEDEATTTPVPEQVQVGNSPVYKVERKLGKGGFGQVYVGRRVSGGTERMGPDAYEVALKFEHRSSKGCNYAPPYEWQVYNTLNGCYGIPWVHYKGRQGDYYILVMDMLGPSLWDVWNSVGQTMTPNMTACIAVEAISILEKLHSEGFVHGDIKPENFLLGQPGTADEKKLFLIDLGLASRWKETSSGQHVEYDQRPDIFRGTIRYASVHAHLGRTGSRRDDLESLAYTLIFLIRGRLPWQGYQGDNKSFLVCKKKMGSPAEQLCCLCPAPFKQFLEAVTNMKFDEEPNYSKLISLFDSLINPCTFLRPIRIDGALKVGQKRARLLVNLEEDEQPKKKFRLGSPASQWISVYNARRPMKQRYHYNVADGRLQQHIEKGMEDNLYISCVASSANLWALIMDAGTNFSSQVYEISPVFLHKEWIMEQWEKNYYISAIAGTNNGSSLVVMSKGTTYTQQSYKVSESFPFKWINKKWKEGFHVTSMTTAGSRWGVVMSRNSGYSNQVVELDFLYPSEGIHQRWERGYRITSTAATPDQAALILSIPKRKMMDETQETLRTSSFPSNHVKEKWAKNLYIASICFGRTVC